A stretch of DNA from Puntigrus tetrazona isolate hp1 unplaced genomic scaffold, ASM1883169v1 S000000024, whole genome shotgun sequence:
tatatatatatagatagatagatagatagataattattctttaacaattaaataaaaataatgcattacttaatataagactgtaaaaataaaattaaaataaatccattttaattaaaaaactatgaagaaaataacatttttaataattaattgcaaacaagaacaaataaataacagcaattaaataattagaaatagaatacattttaaaatacattaaaaaagtacatttaaaaaaaatatatatgtgtgtgtgtgtgtgtgtgtgtgtgtgtgtgttctcctgGAGAGAGAGACTGAGCTCCATTACAAAAGTGTTtcacactaaaacacaaaccGTTAAACATGGTCTTGCCAGATCTTTACGTGAGGATGCCCCCCGTAGAAGCGTTCCTGATCAGTCGGCCGGTTTATTCAAAGTGATTACCACCTCCAGCTAACCGGCGTTTAACCAGCGCTCCACGGCACAGGCCCTGCGTCCGTCTCATCAGTATGCTGAAGAAACACCAGGCTCTCAACGACTACGGCAGGAAAATCTTATTTCACTTGTGTTTCTCGAACAGCAAGCATCCAATTTAGCGGCGGGCCGGAGCCAAATGACTCTCGCGCATCAATCTGAAGAGAAGCGGGAGGCTTTGAGCTCgtcttcacctgaaacacggactcCTCTCGCCGCCGTGAATACAGACTACACGCCTGGTGATATAACAGACGCATTTAGCCGCTTGAAGTCGATGTGAGCGACCGTTCTGTGTCTCGAACGCCGGCTGGTCACGTGCTTGAAAGGTCACCGCTAAACTTACCGTATGTCTTCGTCTGTGACGGTGAAGGCCTTGCAGAGCGGCTGGGACGTGTTCAGCCAGATGGCCGGGTTCTTCTCGGCCGCCGACGACGTCTGACCGGTGATGGGCGCCGAGCTCATGTGAAGGGCGCTGGCGATGGCCGACAGGAGCGT
This window harbors:
- the LOC122332377 gene encoding methyl-CpG-binding domain protein 2-like — encoded protein: CFSQLFWEKRLKGLRSSDVSDEALRTMDLPRGLQSIGPDSSDETLLSAIASALHMSSAPITGQTSSAAEKNPAIWLNTSQPLCKAFTVTDEDIR